A genomic region of Plasmodium cynomolgi strain B DNA, chromosome 5, whole genome shotgun sequence contains the following coding sequences:
- a CDS encoding Got1 domain containing protein (putative), giving the protein MLDENKTAGLLLFFLGIASGFIGVFLFFDKFFLCISNVFFLLGLYFLVGTTKIVRFFMNRKKIAGTASFLFGFCLIILRYGIYKLFFSFLPNIVNFVKYSPLSFILEIPGIKQLADYIMNNKRLPI; this is encoded by the exons atgttagatgaaaacaaaacggCAGGATTGCTACTCTTCTTCCTAGGAATAGCATCAGGGTTTATTGgagtgtttttattttttgataaattttttttgtgtatctcTAATGTCTTCTTTCTACTGggcttatattttttagttgGGACAACAAAAATCGTGCGCTTCTTTATGAAccggaaaaaaattgcagggACTGCAAGCTTCCTCTTTGGCTTCTGCCTTATCATCCTGA GATATGgcatatacaaattatttttttccttcctgcCCAACATCGttaattttgtgaaataCTCCCCCCTCAGTTTTATTTTGGAGATTCCCGGCATAAAGCAGCTGGCTGATTACATCATGAATAATAAGCGCCTGCCGATTTGA
- a CDS encoding hypothetical protein (putative), with the protein MVDPMGEATCRSVERIFDGVSFNKSDRKKLQFEDKKLNRFFENGILNYSLVEVVGVPGTGKTQFALTLCAELLLKNMDEKKQAIVFYDFFQLIKKDIYYILKHHQISLLVVDSLNSLFNANDNLDSYRKCQLFTGISQTLKKLAYENNFFLLVLNSWQPRRDYINFSFNIFDYVINSSFSNTIIFFKKRKRKNEIYRRMTIKHSEFLRKYKSMRFEINDSGFRVS; encoded by the exons ATGGTAGACCCGATGGGAGAAGCCACGTGCAGATCTGTGGAGCGCATTTTCGACGGCGTCTCGTTTAACAAAAGTGACAG GAAAAAGCTCCAATTCGAGGACAAGAAGCTAAACCGCTTCTTCGAAAATGGGATACTGAATTACAGCCTCGTGGAGGTGGTAGGCGTGCCGGGCACCGGAAAAACGCAGTTCGCCCTGACCCTCTGCGCAGAgctccttttaaaaaatatggacgaaaaaaaacaagccatagttttttat GATTTCTTtcagttaataaaaaaagacatatACTATATTTTGAAACATCACCAGATATCCCTCCTTGTGGTGGATTCACTAAACTCACTATTTAATGCAAATGATAACCTAGACTCATACAGGAAGTGCCAGCTTTTTACAGGAATATCTCAAACTCTAAAAAAACTAGCATATGAGAataacttctttttattgGTACTTAACAGTTGGCAGCCACGGAGAGActacattaatttttctttcaacatttttgatTATGTCAttaattcttccttttccaatacgattatatttttcaaaaagaggaagagaaaaaatgaaatatatcgTAGGATGACTATAAAGCATTCGGAATTTTTGCGCAAGTATAAATCGATGCGCTTCGAAATTAACGACTCGGGGTTTAGAGTGTCCTGA
- a CDS encoding hypothetical protein (putative): MDRRKNGSLAHWAGLALCCLLLLLFNVLYPYEEGHVRGRGLGEQSGIRTNACSNIIPFYLNSHNFFNPLREINVSNNYSLRWNINYIYFEYFNEEFFINFNLHSLLVKDVQLYEYRDRSVLLLSKDASHDEVKFFIRVEPDKSVHPGEMRTFYFVIHPVSGPNFSACVNVMLELNIGLVRRYEGDPPSYGHSVNHRNSGGRSNNEVKSVYADRTIVEEKKSKLPAHHKNYIIVKDNYYYVSSEEYYIRFEQEKEKPYADMQSNQSVIVYTVLLFTQFSEHGSISFYSHLTEDITKEKNFHMNLKKLPLGKSYLYNMTVDNILRLAHLDKECTEGCINSVRTKNGLLLHALLENNSVYKFEVTYILGRGYPGGINVNPDGAHFSIEFSIVRNDAEYTMVDFIREHFTRECMHNTFFPRGIIQTGEAHGEITPFQEHALKRCKRGEEQEKQGEEQNQSCPSADPSDEFIIYGRMIELNDNFIFNFDPTKLFEQHKEVSLTISEESLFNMVVTSKADNVYINLLKKDSSHSEKVCNTYYMNNLNDYTLFNYMSKEMDHFPHAHVNKSFDGDYKDDQEMRRKKFSLHNVTYINCILPKGEYYLRISVDGYNMICDSNEVQLIVHPLSMYEERHKCDSSMNAVTDLFYYHLRSESKKHREGGSNLISTPQGEGLTHAERSNSTGDEVKWLNNIEEDVKTYQNIYENRWILNNPIFQDFDFVILYEKHITERVDELLVTINNSVFVDLFFVIVEPVMDQNSYYYIYRNSRNVSKYKIKHGDRPFTIYLIASTMHYPGQQLCGFFFVDIDLVIKAKLTKEKKEPGDVEPITSAYNMISRINYIPDLIIGYDSYSFSNFCFIPKYKKHSLIIYIKEDSIVKINCFSANYVYIYLYDQNRKKLYDGYNQLYIESFTKGEYEIVLQFNAPNDQKDNAFFYLQIYVFHLGLLERCAGGGATDVGRGTDVGTGTDAGTGTDAGTGTATASSSQRAELPPAATTPNAQDVYDLSPYVEGSRPDLTTDTNQTQVKGKNTFWFQAPNAYYLFMRHFLLLHPNKRIVKELILPYVANMDPSVTFLLKVELIFAKNYLPYKLTIQDTSNSRLQYHDSYTYKNKILMTLPVVNSVSLVGNNPEGEKTPQWGKIFKLYVDLYEEVNENLRDNFCTYAYMHIIYTSEMEAFRQWGEQGLSYGTVNLPLLLNNLLFKGLPGVAGKAVGVREAGEAASHGDDRSAVISLRNSDLPVANQSVNYTFELVNNNVLLFVAKDNLFFDMYMYRENRDIKLKVYKFSNTEKLLSGEGVTYDEVTKKGSPLGEEIFSFNKGQIYLSIYLTRGLYIFEYERGSGPFFANISVMWQYGDDIPNGSYLTGEKVGLPKEEVGVILPRDTTPIGRDDALLREEIGFFFGKELKCNEETKLHHGGKKLHNLTYFWREIVKNENFQILDNSTSNVEVKKGEQKNALIYKRFYICLSDQMGKGPKEGRTSNDMHKNKSNETIEKNYTLFNLNIEESAQVYVEIKPHYHFFAYPFKLNIVSKRSFFDISSGHKTVITIDLYKGEYEIHLAFPDLAREQVKDIIFDLVILTVSAGKGERETEQGNALTYVSNSPGTPPQSDVCKTYPYKPLLNKVNLMDILENDASVRRNIISPKYKNKYFHLFGKFFLNGYKEEVFFTIPNGGYVLKIFCLPIDESTDESIATEEGEKNQIGDMRSIPPRWNFSDPPTNFVNSFLNVRNVFNIRVVVDHSGEANQGSRDGKKDPSESKALSVSPIFANEDEEFMLNLYRVEKSFKLVIKTNSYFCNYFQLVVSLYPLDFYNPVHSYAYAQAKSLEKFMKNILDTLSVKAKLYDDIKFEKKKFPSHQYMRIETDVINLRSAHKEDSFSLPVVVHKGSYFKVNVGYDFSLASFQMKLSKNGATISSSSKVEVNLKENALNTFENISLYLEEGSYTVEIVSYDVTANLNKINKKFSFCFYFELEIFEFSDDKKGDGILLDVFPHNSMPVDRSYPFGVDIIFWGKVHAKDIHLEDDQKAHLEPTSIRTIKYANIEVHKFVLSPEVMQKVEKNFIFKFAPSCNIYVNEEKEKKLKFTLSTDEKNVFIGEGAYGVGQGAAITRSEPNERIGKVLPESVNNSFLLEYAQKEVQPDNGKTSYLQGSSQKDSVYDIDRVIQNFRLNEKKGREEEDSHVNDPSKGETDACIPLTILTIEIYCFERSYFLIFIFFVRLVYVVRLPISAFKIIQKLEVLQELRRHYGG; encoded by the exons ATGGATCGCAGGAAAAATGGGAGCCTTGCCCACTGGGCGGGGTTAGCGCTCTGCTGCTTGTTGCTCCTCCTGTTTAACGTTCTGTACCCCTACGAGGAGGGCCACGTCCGAGGGAGGGGTCTTGGAGAGCAAAGTGGAATCAGGACAAATGCATGTAGCAATATCATCCCGTTTTACCTCAACagccataatttttttaaccccctaCGGGAAATCAATGTCTCAAATAATTACTCCCTAAGGTGGAATATCAACTATATATACTTCGAATACTTtaatgaagaattttttataaattttaatctACACAGTTTGTTGGTAAAGGATGTTCAGTTATACGAGTACAGAGACAGAAGCGTTTTGCTTTTGTCGAAGGATGCCTCCCATGATgaagtgaaattttttattcgtgTTGAACCGGACAAGAGTGTACACCCGGGGGAAATGAGaaccttttattttgtcattcACCCGGTGAGTGGCCCCAATTTCAGCGCGTGTGTTAATGTAATGCTAGAGTTGAATATCGGCCTGGTGAGGAGGTACGAAGGGGATCCACCGAGTTATGGGCATTCGGTTAATCATCGAAATAGTGGTGGAAGAAGTAACAATGAGGTGAAAAGCGTGTACGCTGATAGGACCATcgtggaagagaaaaaaagcaaactCCCGGCACACcacaaaaattacatcaTCGTGAAGGACAACTATTATTACGTTTCGAGTGAAGAATACTACATTAGATTCGaacaggagaaggagaagcctTATGCAGATATGCAATCAAACCAATCAGTGATCGTTTACACTGTCCTTTTATTTACCCAATTTAGCGAACACGGCAGTATAAGCTTCTACTCCCACTTAACAGAAGATATaacgaaagagaaaaatttccaCATGAATCTGAAAAAGCTACCCTTGGGAAAAAGCTACCTGTACAATATGACCGTAGATAATATTTTGAGGTTGGCACATCTGGATAAGGAATGTACTGAGGGGTGTATCAACAGTGTACggacaaaaaatggattgcTACTTCACGCCCTGTTGGAGAATAATTCTGTGTATAAATTTGAAGTTACTTACATTTTGGGAAGGGGGTACCCCGGTGGGATTAACGTGAACCCTGACGGGGCTCATTTCAGCATAGAATTTTCCATCGTGAGGAATGACGCGGAGTACACCATGGTGGACTTCATCCGTGAGCACTTCACCAGGGAGTGCATGCACAATACCTTCTTCCCGAGAGGAATCATCCAAACGGGGGAGGCACACGGGGAGATAACTCCCTTCCAGGAACACGCACTCAAGcggtgcaaaaggggggaggagcaggagaagcagggggaggagcagaacCAGAGTTGCCCGTCCGCTGACCCAAGTGACGAATTCATCATATACGGAAGGATGATCGAACTAAATGATAACTTCATATTCAATTTTGACCCAACTAAATTATTTGAGCAGCATAAAGAAGTAAGCCTGACCATCAGTGAGGAGAGTCTCTTCAATATGGTTGTCACATCCAAGGCAGATAACGTATACATTAATTTGCTCAAAAAGGATTCGTCTCATTCGGAGAAGGTGTGCAACACGTACTACATGAATAACCTAAACGATTACACACTCTTTAACTACATGTCGAAAGAGATGGATCATTTTccgcatgcacatgtgaatAAATCGTTTGATGGTGATTATAAGGATGATCAGGAgatgagaaggaagaagtttTCTCTCCACAATGTGACCTACATAAACTGCATCCTACCCAAGGGGGAATACTACTTAAGGATAAGTGTCGATGGGTATAATATGATATGTGACTCGAACGAAGTCCAGCTGATTGTTCATCCTCTGAGTATGTACGAGGAAAGACACAAATGTGACAGCAGCATGAATGCTGTGACGGATTTGTTTTACTATCACTTGAGGTCTGAGAGTAAGAAGCACCGGGAGGGGGGTTCCAACCTGATCAGTACACCTCAGGGAGAGGGTCTCACCCACGCAGAGAGGTCCAACTCGACAGGGGATGAGGTCAAATGGTTAAACAACATCGAAGAAGACGTCAAAACATATCAGAATATTTACGAAAACAGGTGGATTTTGAACAACCCGATATTTCAAGACTTCGATTTTGTGATTTTGTACGAGAAGCACATCACGGAGAGAGTGGACGAATTACTCGTGACGATAAACAACTCCGTGTTTGTAGATCTCTTCTTTGTAATTGTAGAACCGGTGATGGATCAGAACtcttattattacatatatagaaATTCGAGGAACGTTTCCAAGTATAAGATCAAACATGGAGACCGGCCCTTCACCATTTATCTAATTGCCTCCACCATGCACTACCCAGGACAACAGTtgtgtggtttttttttcgtcgaCATTGACTTGGTAATTAAGGCGAAGTtaacaaaggaaaagaaagaaccTGGTGATGTAGAACCCATAACCAGTGCATACAACATGATAAGTAGGATTAACTATATCCCTGATTTGATCATCGGATATGACTCCTACTCCTTCAGCAACTTCTGCTTCATCCCaaagtataaaaaacataGCCTAATCATCTACATAAAGGAAGACTCTATTGtcaaaataaattgcttTAGCGCCAactatgtgtatatttaccTGTATGATCAGAATAGGAAAAAGCTTTATGATGGGTACAACCAGCTATACATCGAGTCCTTCACAAAAGGGGAGTACGAAATCGTCCTGCAGTTTAACGCGCCGAATGACCAGAAGGACAACGCGTTTTTCTACCTCCAGATTTATGTCTTCCATTTGGGCTTGCTGGAGAGGTGCGCTGGGGGGGGAGCCACAGACGTGGGTAGAGGCACGGACGTAGGGACAGGCACAGACGCAGGGACAGGCACAGACGCAGGGACAGGGACAGCCACTGCCAGTTCATCGCAAAGGGCAGAATTACCCCCCGCAGCGACCACACCGAATGCACAAGACGTGTACGACCTGAGCCCCTATGTCGAAGGCAGCCGACCGGATCTCACCACGGACACTAATCAAACGCAAGTAAAGGGCAAGAACACCTTCTGGTTTCAGGCCCCAAACGCGTATTACCTATTCATGAGGCACTTCCTGCTGCTCCATCCGAACAAAAGGATTGTAAAGGAGCTGATCCTCCCCTACGTAGCGAACATGGATCCCTCAGTTACGTTCCTCCTGAAGGTAgaactcatttttgcaaagaattATTTGCCCTATAAGCTTACCATCCAGGACACATCAAACAGCAGATTGCAGTACCATGATAGTTACACGTACAAGAATAAAATCCTGATGACTCTTCCCGTGGTGAATAGTGTCTCCCTGGTGGGGAACAACCCCGAGGGTGAGAAGACCCCTCAGTGGGGGAAGATCTTCAAGCTGTACGTAGACCTATACGAAGAAGTGAACGAAAATTTAAGGGACAACTTTTGCACGTATGCCTACATGCACATTATCTACACGAGCGAGATGGAGGCTTTTCGGCAATGGGGTGAGCAGGGTCTTTCCTACGGCACGGTGAATCTTCCTCTCCTGCTGAATAATCTGCTTTTCAAGGGTCTTCCCGGTGTAGCAGGAAAAGCAGTTGGTGTAAGGGAAGCTGGTGAAGCGGCTAGCCATGGTGACGATCGCTCTGCGGTGATCTCACTTCGCAACTCTGACCTGCCCGTCGCAAACCAGAGCGTGAACTACACCTTCGAACTGGTCAACAACAATGTGCTCCTGTTTGTAGCCAAGgataaccttttttttgatatgtacatgtacaggGAAAACAGAGACATAAAGCTGAAAGTGTATAAATTTTCCAACACGGAGAAGTTACTCTCTGGGGAAGGAGTCACCTACGATGAAGTGACGAAGAAAGGGTCCCCACTaggagaagaaattttttccttcaacaAGGGACAGATATACCTATCGATTTATCTAACGAGAGGGCTGTACATTTTTGAGTATGAACGTGGGTCaggtcccttttttgccaataTCTCTGTGATGTGGCAGTATGGAGATGACATACCAAATGGGAGTTACCTCACTGGGGAAAAAGTCGGTTTGCCGAAGGAAGAAGTTGGAGTGATCCTTCCCAGGGACACAACACCAATCGGTAGGGATGATGCCCTGTTGAGGGAAGAAAttggtttcttttttgggaAGGAACTCAAATGCAAcgaggaaacaaaattgcaCCATGGAGGTAAGAAGCTACACAATTTGACCTACTTTTGGCgagaaattgtaaaaaatgaaaattttcaaattctaGACAATAGTACCTCCAACgtggaagtaaaaaaaggagaacaaaaGAATGCCCTCATTTACAAGCGTTTTTATATATGCCTATCggaccaaatggggaaaggcCCTAAAGAGGGCAGAACCTCGAATGATATGCACAAGAATAAGAGTAACGAAacgatagaaaaaaattatacactttttaatttaaacataGAAGAGAGTGCCCAGGTGTATGTTGAGATAAAACCGCACTATCACTTCTTTGCCTACCCATTTAAGTTAAACATCGTTTCGAAACGAtccttttttgatatttCCAGTGGGCATAAAACGGTCATTACGATTGACCTATACAAGGGAGAGTACGAAATACATTTAGCGTTTCCCGACCTGGCGAGGGAACAAGTAAAAGACATCATATTCGACTTGGTCATACTTACTGTTTCGGctggaaaaggggaaagagaaACCGAGCAGGGGAACGCACTAACCTATGTAAGTAACTCTCCTGGAACACCCCCCCAAAGTGACGTGTGCAAAACGTATCCATATAAACCCCTTCTGAACAAAGTCAATCTGATGGATATCCTCGAAAATGACGCATCAGTGAGGAGAAATATAATTTCcccaaaatataaaaataaatattttcaccttttcggaAAATTTTTCCTCAATGGCTACAAGGAAGAAGTTTTCTTTACCATCCCAAATGGTGGCTACgttttgaagattttttgTCTCCCTATTGATGAGTCAACAGATGAAAGTATCGCAacggaggagggggaaaaaaatcaaattgGAGACATGAGAAGCATCCCCCCCCGTTGGAATTTCTCAGACCCCCCAACGAACTTTGTAAACTCCTTTTTGAACGTGCGAAATGTATTCAATATTAGGGTTGTTGTGGACCATTCGGGGGAAGCCAACCAGGGTAGTAGAGATGGAAAGAAAGATCCGTCAGAGAGCAAGGCCCTTTCTGTGTCACCCATATTTGCAAATGAAGATGAGGAGTTCATGTTGAATCTGTACAGAGTTGAGAAAAGTTTCAAATTGGTAATCAAAACGAATAGCTATTTCTGTAATTATTTCCAGCTAGTGGTAAGTCTCTACCCTCTCGACTTTTACAACCCTGTACACAGCTATGCATATGCCCAGGCGAAATCTCTGGagaaatttatgaaaaatattttggacaCCTTGTCTGTTAAggcaaaattgtatgatgacataaaatttgagaagaagaaatttccGTCACATCAGTACATGAGGATAGAAACGGATGTTATCAATTTGAGGAGCGCCCACAAGGAGGACTCCTTTTCGCTTCCCGTGGTTGTACATAAG gggAGCTACTTCAAAGTCAACGTGGGCTACGATTTCTCGTTAGCCAGTTTCCAAATGAAGCTATCAAAAAACGGTGCGACCATTTCAAGCAGCAGCAAGGTGGAAGTCAACCTGAAGGAGAACGCCCTGAAcacatttgaaaatattagcCTATACTTGGAAGAAGGAAGCTACACAGTGGAAATTGTTTCCTATGACGTTACTGCAAATTTGAataagataaataaaaagttcaGCTTTTGCTTCTATTTCGAGTTGGAGATTTTCGAGTTTTCCGATGACAAGAAGGGGGACGGAATTCTGCTGGATGTGTTTCCGCACAACTCGATGCCCGTCGACAGGAGCTACCCCTTTGGC gTTGATATCATTTTCTGGGGAAAAGTACACGCGAAAGACATACACCTGGAGGATGACCAGAAGGCACACTTGGAGCCAACCAGCATAAGAACAATTAAGTACGCAAACATCGAGgtacacaaatttgttttatccCCAGAAGTTATGCagaaagtggaaaaaaattttatttttaaatttgcccCTAGTTGTAATATCTATGTTaatgaggaaaaggaaaaaaagttaaagttTACCCTCTCGActgatgagaaaaatgtttttatcgGAGAAGGCGCTTATGGAGTGGGGCAGGGTGCAGCAATCACAAGGAGCGAACCGAATGAACGAATTGGCAAGGTGCTTCCAGAAAGTGTAAATAATTCCTTCCTCTTGGAGTATGCGCAGAAGGAAGTTCAGCCAGACAATGGCAAAACAAGCTATTTGCAAGGAAGTTCCCAGAAGGACAG TGTGTACGACATCGACCGTGTCATCCAGAATTTCCGATTgaatgaaaagaaaggaagggaggaagaagactcCCATGTGAATGATCCCTCTAAGGGAGAAACAGACGCGTGTATTCCGCTGACCATACTGACAATCGAAATTTACTGCTTTGAGAGAAGTtactttctcatttttattttttttgtgcgtttgGTTTATGTTGTGCGCCTTCCTATTTCtgcttttaaaattatacaaaaacTGGAGGTACTACAGGAATTACGACGTCATTACGGAGGGTGA
- a CDS encoding hypothetical protein (putative) produces MNTTNRDLKKKNLWDGHDVNLQNGDTSRNTCSNNSGSNGKKTKKNDRSNFMANEYKDTFHVEDLPRSNNNVNIYYGNEEDVIDSAINKDDDIFGSGGNNFLNKNLTTVNLSDMKRGGGPPQGISNSNGISNFDGSFSVAAYNEYNLNNNTGSPLNFSTTQGVANQMIIGADESGNGRYQSNNGGMYHQRGPLEQKFNAGEVHEMNFRNIPSGKMNIINLSDNENDDDWGVETASRSSLEGEGNNSFDLFPFFKSLNRVRTKLLCYYDVDSDVIIYRCMCALLPYLNVDKSYDSMDGLDDIEKNAREASAGRSRKDKRNGKSGGKSGGKSGGKSGSKSDDKNYGFNNGFNNGIDNGVASADENEVDDENANIRKISNVNDAFDYYDNKLSIERNPDLYGFVWVNIFISFTIFFLFNWKNIFFGDSSDVDFTSPGGTISSSEEINNQTYITQNKLNILYTTLFFLYLFNTQTPLSLYITNFIVTKRTFPIRMSFLI; encoded by the coding sequence AATAGTGGCAGTAATgggaagaagacgaagaagaatgATAGGTCGAATTTCATGGCCAATGAATACAAGGACACCTTCCACGTGGAGGATCTTCCTAGGAGTAATAATAAcgtgaatatatattatggCAATGAGGAAGACGTCATTGACAGCGCCATCAACAAGGACGATGACATTTTTGGGAGTGGAGGAAACAATTTCCTGAATAAGAATTTAACAACGGTTAATTTGAGTGACatgaaaaggggaggagggccCCCCCAAGGTATAAGCAATTCAAATGGAATATCCAATTTTGATGGCAGTTTTAGTGTAGCGGCATATAACGAATATAACCTAAACAACAACACGGGTAGTCCCCTTAACTTTTCGACTACCCAGGGTGTAGCTAATCAAATGATAATCGGCGCGGACGAGAGCGGAAATGGAAGATACCAAAGCAACAACGGCGGCATGTACCACCAGAGGGGCCCCCTCGAACAAAAATTCAATGCCGGAGAAGTGCACGAAATGAACTTCAGAAACATCCCGAGcggaaaaatgaacataattaATCTAAGCGATAACGAAAATGATGACGATTGGGGGGTTGAAACTGCCTCGAGAAGCAGCCTTGAGGGCGAAGGAAACAACTCGTTCGAcctgttccccttttttaaaagtctGAACCGAGTTAGAACAAAGCTGTTGTGTTATTACGACGTGGACAGCGACGTGATCATATACAGGTGCATGTGCGCGCTGCTGCCTTACCTGAACGTGGACAAGTCGTACGATTCCATGGACGGCTTGGACGACATTGAGAAGAACGCGAGAGAGGCGAGCGCCGGGCGCAGCCGCAAGGACAAGCGCAATGGAAAAAGTGGCGGCAAAAGTGGCGGTAAAAGTGGCGGTAAAAGTGGCAGCAAAAGTGACGACAAAAATTACGGCTTCAATAACGGCTTCAATAACGGCATCGATAACGGTGTTGCCAGCGCGGACGAAAACGAAGTCGACGACGAGAACGcgaatataagaaaaatcaGCAACGTGAATGACGCCTTCGACTACTATGACAACAAGCTGAGCATAGAAAGGAACCCAGACCTGTATGGCTTTGTATGGGTGAACATCTTCATTtccttcaccattttttttctttttaattggaaaaatatctttttcgGTGACTCCTCCGATGTCGATTTTACCTCCCCAGGTGGCACCATCTCGAGTAGCGAAGAAATAAACAACCAAACGTACATCACCCAGAACAAGTTAAACATTCTCTACaccactttattttttttatatcttttcaATACGCAGACCCCTTTATCATTATACATCACAAATTTCATTGTCACGAAAAGGACGTTTCCAATCAGGATGTCCTTTCTCATT